A DNA window from Halorubrum sp. DM2 contains the following coding sequences:
- a CDS encoding aspartate aminotransferase family protein gives MSGFVFSEKPIEIASGDSVYLTDANGTEYLDFGASYACTPVGHCHPEVVDAATSQLEDLMYVQASYPHAARTALYERLAEVAPVDVDNVWLCNSGTEANEAALKFARHATGREKIIATTQGFHGRTMGTLATTWKEKYKEGFGPLAGGVEFVEYGDAEAMREAVDEETAAVILEPLQGEGGINPVSTEYLQAVRVATATSGAAMIVDEIQTGLGRTGSMWAADRHDVVPDVLTTAKGLGSGLPIGATLCRDWIAADAGDHGSTFSGGPVVSAAAGATLDVIEREELPAHAEEIGDYLRGELRDRLGDDVRDVRGDGLMVGIEVRRGSNRLLRDLAIDHRILALPAGRTVLRLLPPLTVEREHADRVVDAIAEVIG, from the coding sequence TCGCCTCCGGCGACAGCGTGTACCTCACCGACGCGAACGGGACGGAGTACCTCGACTTCGGCGCGAGCTACGCCTGTACGCCGGTCGGGCACTGCCACCCGGAGGTCGTCGACGCCGCGACGAGCCAGCTGGAGGACCTGATGTACGTCCAGGCGTCGTACCCGCACGCGGCGCGGACGGCGCTGTACGAGCGCCTCGCCGAGGTCGCTCCGGTCGACGTCGACAACGTCTGGCTCTGTAACTCCGGCACGGAGGCCAACGAGGCCGCGCTGAAGTTCGCCCGGCACGCGACCGGCCGCGAGAAGATAATCGCCACCACGCAGGGGTTCCACGGGCGGACGATGGGGACCCTCGCGACCACCTGGAAGGAGAAGTACAAGGAGGGGTTCGGTCCCCTCGCCGGCGGCGTGGAGTTCGTCGAGTACGGCGACGCCGAGGCGATGCGCGAGGCGGTCGACGAGGAGACCGCCGCCGTCATCCTCGAACCGCTTCAGGGCGAGGGCGGGATCAACCCCGTCTCGACCGAGTACCTTCAGGCGGTCCGGGTCGCGACCGCCACGTCGGGGGCCGCGATGATCGTAGACGAGATCCAGACGGGACTGGGCCGCACCGGGTCGATGTGGGCGGCCGACCGCCACGACGTGGTGCCGGACGTGCTGACGACGGCGAAGGGGCTCGGCAGCGGGCTCCCGATCGGCGCGACGCTGTGTCGCGACTGGATCGCCGCCGACGCCGGCGACCACGGCTCGACGTTCTCCGGCGGCCCGGTCGTCTCCGCGGCCGCGGGCGCGACCCTCGACGTGATCGAGCGCGAGGAGCTGCCGGCGCACGCCGAGGAGATCGGCGACTACCTCCGCGGCGAACTCCGCGACCGCCTCGGCGACGACGTCCGCGACGTGCGCGGCGACGGGCTGATGGTCGGGATCGAGGTGCGGCGCGGCTCCAACCGCCTGCTGCGCGACCTCGCCATCGACCACCGGATCCTCGCGCTGCCCGCTGGGCGGACCGTCCTGCGGCTGCTGCCGCCGCTGACGGTCGAACGCGAGCACGCCGACCGCGTGGTCGACGCGATAGCGGAGGTGATCGGCTGA